A single Populus nigra chromosome 13, ddPopNigr1.1, whole genome shotgun sequence DNA region contains:
- the LOC133671440 gene encoding uncharacterized protein LOC133671440, translated as MKASLDRQLKERDEQIVKLKKNQHEANQQLNEGKAKNDELVKKHVIVEQELTSLKKASESKKTASKETIASLKKERDQYKSKWEAEKEKSKLADLALKEEKRLRARYQLQAEDEGAARRVAESEMKGYLDKINGMRNRMSAMKAELESREEEANEMQEQFEEWQGHINSFDAQLNTKVAELDIEKEEMQRARNQIQQLEKMVRILETNNETLAASNGTLLQDNTVFHYKIEQTDRLIDMVARKANELRAKAARIANNRHRYEEYLNEVSSFIRIVANRGVSFE; from the coding sequence atgaaggCCTCTCTGGATCGACAGTTGAAGGAAAGAGATGAGCAGATTGTTAAGTTAAAGAAGAACCAGCATGAAGCAAATCAGCAACTGAATGAAGGGAAGGCCAAGAATGACGAGTTGGTAAAAAAACACGTAATAGTGGAGCAAGAATTGACAAGTCTAAAAAAGGCCTCGGAAAGTAAAAAGACTGCCAGCAAAGAAACAATAGCTTCcttgaagaaagaaagggacCAGTATAAATCAAAATGGGAGGCTGAAAAAGAGAAGAGCAAATTGGCTGATCTCGccctcaaagaagaaaaaaggttaaGGGCTCGATATCAGTTGCAAGCTGAAGATGAGGGAGCGGCAAGAAGGGTAGCTGAGTCAGAGATGAAGGGATACCTGGACAAGATAAATGGTATGAGAAACCGGATGTCTGCAATGAAAGCCGAGCTTGAGTCCCGAGAGGAAGAAGCAAATGAAATGCAAGAACAGTTTGAAGAATGGCAAGGCCATATCAACAGTTTCGATGCACAACTAAACACTAAGGTAGCCGAGCTGGAtatagaaaaggaagaaatgcAAAGGGCCAGAAATCAGATTCAACAGTTGGAAAAGATGGTTCGAATTttggagacaaacaatgaaaCATTAGCCGCCAGCAATGGAACATTGCTTCAAGATAACACCGTGTTCCATTACAAGATTGAACAAACTGATAGATTAATCGACATGGTGGCTAGAAAGGCAAATGAGCTACGAGCAAAGGCTGCCAGGATTGCCAACAACCGCCATAGATACGAGGAATATTTGAATGAAGTTTCCTCTTTCATCAGGATTGTGGCCAATAGAGGGGTATCATTTGAATGA
- the LOC133671441 gene encoding F-box protein At3g08750-like — protein sequence MLKGKAIKIEDPLPEDLITEILSWLPVKALLQFQCVCKSWYAIITSQAFISKHLNNYYDNYDDSDTFLAQYFVTKLGELALYEFLVDETSTILSYEELRDRPIYNSFICSPCNGIFYLDRYSYRDHRALWNPATNELKTIPPLIRKPNLPSLSFYAGVKEVFGFGFDRVTKDYE from the coding sequence ATGTTGAAAGGAAAGGCAATCAAGATCGAAGATCCATTACCTGAAGATTTGATAACTGAGATTCTATCATGGCTGCCGGTGAAAGCTCTACTGCAATTCCAGTGCGTTTGCAAGTCATGGTATGCGATCATTACAAGCCAAGCTTTCATATCCAAGCATCTTAATAATTACTATGACAACTATGACGATAGTGATACTTTCCTTGCTCAGTATTTCGTAACGAAATTAGGAGAACTTGCGTTGTATGAATTCTTGGTAGATGAAACATCTACAATTTTATCATACGAAGAACTGCGTGATAGGCCCATATATAATTCCTTTATCTGTAGTCCTTGCAATGGGATATTCTACCTAGACCGTTATTCTTATAGGGATCATCGTGCTCTATGGAACCCTGCAACCAATGAACTGAAAACCATACCTCCGCTAATAAGGAAACCCAATCTCCCATCCCTTAGCTTTTATGCTGGTGTCAAGGAagtttttggttttggatttgatAGAGTAACTAAAGATTATGAATAG
- the LOC133671442 gene encoding uncharacterized mitochondrial protein AtMg00810-like, with protein sequence MGYNSKLHKSLYGLKQASRQWFLKLSSALKLAGFKQSWSDYSLFIQNHQGIFTALLVYVDDVILAGNNLEDITKTKCFLSSHFKLKDMGQLKYFLGIEIARSKHGISLCQRKYALEILEDTGFLGAKPSRFPAEQNVTLTQEDGDLLKDASQYRRLVGRLIYLTITRPYLTYAVHILSQFMDKPRQPHLEAAHKVLRYIKQAPGQGILLPLKGSLELRAYCDADWARCKDTRRSTTGYCIFLGHAPISWKTKKQSTVSRSSAKAEYRSMATTCCEITWLQYILKDLNVKHEQLAKLFCDNKVAIHIASNPVFHE encoded by the coding sequence atgggttacaacagtaaGCTACACAAATCCTTATATGGCCTGAAGCAAGCCTCAAGGCAATGGTTTTTGAAGCTTTCCTCAGCCCTCAAATTAGCCGGCTTCAAGCAATCATGGTCTGACTATTCCTTGTTCATCCAAAACCATCAAGGTATCTTCACAGCTTTGTTGGTCTATGTCGATGATGTTATTCTAGCAGGGAACAATTTAGAAGACATCACAAAGACCAAGTGCTTTCTCTCAAGCCACTTCAAACTAAAGGATATGGGACAATTGAAATACTTTCTGGGAATAGAAATAGCAAGATCCAAGCACGGGATTTCCTTATGTCAAAGGAAATATGCATTGGAAATCCTTGAAGATACAGGGTTCCTCGGTGCCAAACCTTCACGGTTTCCAGCTGAACAAAATGTGACACTTACACAAGAAGATGGAGACCTACTGAAAGACGCCTCCCAATATCGAAGACTGGTTGGACGTCTCATTTATTTAACCATCACACGACCATATCTCACATACGCAGTTCATATACTTAGCCAGTTCATGGACAAACCCAGGCAGCCTCACTTAGAAGCAGCACACAAGGTATTGAGGTACATCAAGCAAGCACCTGGTCAGGGAATTCTCTTACCTTTAAAAGGATCATTGGAGTTAAGGGCATATTGTGATGCAGACTGGGCTCGTTGTAAGGACACTAGAAGATCAACAACTGGCtattgtatttttcttggaCATGCTCCCATTTCatggaaaacaaagaaacaaagtaCAGTATCACGTTCGAGTGCAAAAGCTGAGTATCGTTCCATGGCTACTACATGCTGTGAAATAACGTGGCTGCAATACATTTTAAAGGACTTGAATGTTAAGCATGAGCAGCTAGCGAAATTGTTCTGTGACAATAAGGTGGCAATACACATAGCCTCAAACCCTGTGTTTCATGAATGA
- the LOC133670875 gene encoding mannose/glucose-specific lectin-like — protein sequence MASSGGDVKLGPWGGLGGDRWCYRASDGITGIVLRVEGNIKSISFKDTRGLVSGTFGGTGNDPNDRGEEKKIAIQWPTEYLKSISGTYGRYKGVLAVITSLSFTTNLTTYGPFGTAPGEPFSIPIADGVVVGFHGRCGYYLDALGVFVTPANSHGSISVGQWGGRGGDPFSFRVGSWIKEIIVHEGTNIKSLSFKDGNGQEYGKFGGKNANDTGEERRIEIDGLSEHLTSITGTYGDYAGMVVITSLAFQTNLTTYGPFGNATGTSFSVPIEGSVVIGFNGRGGHYLDAIGIHVKPRDIEGTISIGPWGGRGGSPWSYMTNRGINQIVIHVGSNIKSISFRDTTGLDSATFGGENPNDIGKRKTVLINWPSEHLISISGTYGNFSTLLTITSLSFTTNRATYGPFGTGSGTPFSIPINNNTVVGFHGRAGHYLDAIGIFVKPQTTI from the exons ATG GCATCCTCGGGAGGAGACGTTAAATTGGGACCATGGGGAGGTTTAGGTGGCGACCGCTGGTGTTACAGGGCAAGCGATGGGATAACTGGGATAGTCCTCCGTGTAGAAGGAAATATCAAGTCCATTTCCTTCAAAGATACCAGAGGCCTGGTTTCTGGGACATTCGGTGGCACTGGCAACGACCCTAATGACAGGGGTGAAGAGAAAAAG ATTGCAATCCAATGGCCTACAGAGTATTTGAAATCTATAAGCGGAACTTATGGAAGATACAAAGGAGTATTAGCAGTGATCACTTCCCTATCGTTCACTACAAATCTCACGACATATGGACCTTTTGGAACAGCTCCTGGTGAACCTTTCTCTATCCCTATAGCAGATGGCGTCGTGGTTGGGTTCCATGGGAGATGTGGTTACTACCTTGATGCACTCGGTGTTTTTGTGACACCG GCAAATTCACATGGAAGCATTTCAGTTGGGCAATGGGGTGGTCGAGGTGGAGATCCTTTCAGTTTCAGGGTGGGAAGCTGGATAAAAGAGATAATTGTTCATGAAGGAACCAATATCAAGTCCCTCTCTTTTAAAGACGGAAATGGCCAAGAGTATGGAAAATTTGGCGGCAAAAATGCTAATGACACTGGTGAAGAAAGAAGA ATTGAGATCGATGGGCTTTCAGAGCATCTAACATCCATAACCGGGACATATGGAGATTATGCTGGAATGGTGGTGATCACATCACTAGCATTCCAAACTAATCTCACCACATATGGACCTTTTGGAAATGCTACCGGCACTTCTTTCTCCGTACCAATTGAAGGTTCGGTCGTGATTGGCTTTAATGGAAGAGGAGGCCACTACCTTGATGCAATTGGCATCCATGTGAAACCT AGGGACATAGAAGGAACTATTTCAATAGGTCCATGGGGAGGCCGAGGTGGGAGTCCATGGAGTTATATGACAAATCGAGGTATAAACCAGATAGTCATCCATGTAGGATCAAACATTAAGTCTATATCTTTCCGGGACACAACTGGCTTGGATTCTGCAACATTCGGAGGCGAAAACCCTAATGACATTGGTAAAAGGAAAACT GTTCTTATTAACTGGCCTTCTGAACACCTGATATCCATAAGTGGGACATATGGCAATTTCAGCACTTTATTAACGATCACATCGCTGTCATTCACTACAAATAGGGCTACTTATGGACCTTTTGGAACTGGTTCTGGCACTCCTTTCTCCATCCCGATAAATAATAATACGGTGGTTGGATTCCATGGAAGAGCTGGACACTACCTCGACGCCATTGGCATCTTTGTCAAACCACAGACGACAATCTAA
- the LOC133670568 gene encoding putative F-box protein At3g24700: MLKGKAIKIEDPLPEDLITEILSWLPVKALLQLKCVCKSWYAIITSQAFISKHLNNYYDNYDDSDTFLAQYFVTKLGELALYEFLVDETSTILSYEELRDRPIYNSFICGPCNGIFYLDRYSYRDHRALWNPATNELKTLPPLIRKPNLPSLSFYAGVKEVFGFGFDRVTKDYKVIVIKSWSKTNSKIRYPLSVFVYSLSTDSWRYWGDLPQNYKLLSNNKCYICLDGVCYWLGSDYSGGKTYDEAIISFDMATDLIQDMQLPDYDKPARETVLSVYHDSLALLTVHDIKHFLEIWTLKEGCWTKQFTVGTSSYERISPIAHWKNSNFIFECGPCKELTLFDIITQEITYLGYIKDIHSCEGIFVYRESLVSFKDRNEHWEAEALAQ; encoded by the coding sequence ATGTTGAAAGGAAAGGCAATCAAGATCGAAGATCCATTACCTGAAGATTTGATAACTGAGATTCTATCATGGCTGCCGGTGAAAGCTCTACTGCAACTCAAGTGCGTTTGCAAGTCATGGTATGCGATCATTACAAGCCAAGCTTTCATATCCAAGCATCTTAATAATTACTATGACAACTATGACGATAGTGATACTTTCCTTGCTCAGTATTTCGTAACGAAATTAGGAGAACTTGCGTTGTATGAATTCTTGGTAGATGAAACATCTACAATTTTATCATACGAAGAACTGCGTGATAGGCCCATATATAATTCCTTTATCTGTGGTCCTTGCAATGGGATATTCTACCTGGACCGTTATTCTTATAGGGATCATCGTGCTCTGTGGAACCCTGCAACCAATGAACTGAAAACCTTACCTCCACTCATAAGGAAACCCAATCTCCCATCCCTTAGCTTTTATGCTGGTGTCAAGGAAGTTTTTGGCTTTGGATTTGATAGAGTAACTAAAGATTACAAGGTGATTGTTATTAAAAGTTGGagcaaaacaaatagcaaaatTCGTTATCCTTTATCAGTCTTTGTGTACTCATTAAGTACTGATTCTTGGAGATATTGGGGAGATTTGCCACAAAATTACAAGTTATTGAGCAACAATAAATGTTACATTTGTTTGGATGGAGTTTGTTACTGGTTGGGATCAGATTATTCTGGTGGGAAAACTTATGACGAagccattatttcttttgatatGGCTACTGATTTGATCCAAGATATGCAGCTACCAGACTATGACAAGCCAGCCAGGGAAACTGTTCTTTCAGTATACCATGACTCCCTTGCTTTGCTTACTGTCCATGACATCAAGCATTTTCTTGAGATATGGACATTGAAGGAGGGATGTTGGACAAAACAATTCACTGTTGGGACTAGTTCATATGAACGAATTTCACCAATTGCACATTGGAAGAATAGTAACTTTATCTTTGAATGTGGCCCTTGTAAGGAACTAACCTTATTTGACATTATTACCCAAGAAATAACCTATCTTggatatataaaagatattcaTTCGTGCGAAGGAATTTTCGTTTATCGGGAGAGCCTAGTCTCATTCAAGGATAGAAATGAACACTGGGAAGCTGAAGCGCTAGCACAATAG